GGTTACCCATGGTGTGGTGGCAAGGGCCGACTTTGATGCTGCCGAGGCCAGGTTCAAGCGGGCAAAGGCCGGAGTAGCCGCTGCCGAGGCAAATATCGCTGCGCTGTCGTCAGCATTACGTGGCGCGGAGGCCCAGCTGGATTACACCCTGATCCGCGCTCCTTTCAATGCGGTGGTATTGACCAAGGATGCCGACGTGGGGGACATTGTTACCCCGCTGGGGGCTGCGGCCAATGCCAAGGCAGCAGTCGTCACCATTGCCGATATGGATTCGCTCCAGGTGGAGGCTGACGTTTCGGAGTCCAACCTGGGGAAAATCAAGGTGGGACAGCCATGTGAGATCACCCTCGATGCACTGCCGGATGTACGTTTTCGCGGCATTACCCATACCATTGTGCCTACTGCAGACCGCTCCAAGGCGACGGTAATGGTGAAGGTCAAATTTGTCGACCAGGATCGGCGCATACTGCCTGAGATGAGCGCCAAGGTTGCTTTTCTGGAGAGACCGGTGAAGGCCGAAGAGCAACGGCCGGTAACGGCGGTCAATCCCCAGGCGGTGCTGGACAGGGAAGGAGCGAAATCCGTTTTTCTGGTAAAGGATGATAAAGCAATCAAGACCGCTGTCACGACCGGTCCACGTGTGGGTGACATGCTGCAGGTGACAAGCGGCGTCAAGGCGGGGGATAAGATCGTCCTCAGACCATTGGACAAACTCAGGGACGGCTCGGGTATAAAGACCGCCGAAAAACAATAGATGACCGGTGAGGGGTGAAGCGTGAGGAGTGAGGCGGTAAAAGACATTTTACCGATGGTTGCGATTGATGGCTTGTCCAAGTCCTATCGGCGGGGGAGCCAGATCATCCCCGTGCTGCAGGATGTATCCTTTACCATTGCCGAGGGAGAGTTCCTGGCCTTGATGGGGCCATCCGGTTCGGGCAAGAGCACCCTCCTCAATCTGATCGCCGGCATTGACAAAGCCGACACCGGAACCATTCTGGTGGGGGGAACTGACATTACCAGTCTGTCAGAGGGTGAACTGGCGTCATGGCGAGCCGCCCATGTTGGCTTCATCTTTCAGTTCTACAACCTGATGCCGGTACTTACCGCCCTTGAGAACGTGGAACTGCCATTGCTGCTTACCCATCTCACCAAGAAGGAACGTCGGGAACACGTGGAAATGGTATTAAGTGTGGTCGGTCTGGCAGATCGCATGGATCATTACCCCTCGCAACTTTCCGGCGGACAGCAGCAGCGGGTGGCCATTGCCCGGGCCATTGTCACCGATCCCGAAATCCTGGTGGCGGACGAACCAACCGGTGACCTTGATCGGGTGTCTGCAGAAGACATCCTCAATCTCATGGATAATCTGGTCCGGAAATTCGGCAAAACCATCATCATGGTAACCCATGATCCCCGGGCAGCTGAAAAGGCCCATCTGATCAAACATCTGGAAAAAGGATTCCTGTCGGGAGAAGAGTGAAGAGTGAAGAGAAGCCCCAAATTTATAACCTCGAACTTAAAACATAGAACATAGAACATAGAACCGATGTTAATAAAGCTCATCATTCGCAATGCCTTTCGCCATAAGCTCCGCTCGCTTTTGACTGTTCTAGGCGTTGCCATCGCCATACTCGCCTTCGGTCTGCTGCGCACCCTGGTGGGGCTCTGGTACCTGGGGGTGGAGCAGTCTTCCGCCACCCGGCTGGTGACGCGCAATGCCATCTCCCTGGTTTTTTCCCTCCCCATTTCCTACAAGGACAGAATCCGGCAGATAGACGGCGTGAAGCAGGTCTCCTATGGCAACTGGTTCGGTGGCGTCTATATTAATGAAAAGAACTTTTTCCCTAATTTTGCAGTGGAACCCCAAAGCTACCTGGAGCTTTATCCGGAGTTCGTCCTCTCTCCCGAGCAGAAGAATGCCTTCCTCCACGATCAGCGCAGTGCTGTGGTCGGACGCAAGCTGGCGGCCAAATACGGCTGGAAAGTGGGTGATCTTATCACCCTTAAGGGGACCATTTTCCCCGGCCAGTGGACCTTTGTCCTGCGGGGCATTTACCGGGGGGCGCAGAAGAACACCGATGAGACCCAGTTTTTTTTCCACTGGAAATATCTGAACGAGACCCTGAAAAGGACCGTATCGCGCCGGGCTGACCAGGCCGGTTTTTACATGATCGGCGTAGAAAAGCCGGAATTGGCCGCCGAAGTCGCCCAGGCGGTTGATGCCACCTTCAGGAACTCCCTGGCCGAAACCCTGACTGAAACGGAAAGGGCCTTCCAGCTCAGCTTCGTTTCCATGACCGAGGCGATCATGATCGCCATAAAGATCGTTTCCTATGTGGTAATCGTCATCATCATGGTGGTGGCGGCCAATACCATGGCCATGACTGCACGGGAGAGGATCGCCGAGTATGCAACCATGAAGACGCTCGGCTTCGGCGGCAGGCACATTGCCGCCATCATCTTTGGCGAATCCATCGTCATTGCCATGATCGGCGGTGTCATCGGCATCCTTCTCACCTATCCGGCGGCCCATGGCATTCAGGAGAAGCTGTCCCAGTTCTTTCCCGTCTTCAATGTTTCTCCCATGACAGTCTATCTCGATCTCCTTGCTGCATTGACGGTCGGCGTCGTGGCCTCCATTTTCCCCACCTGGCGCGGCGCCACCATCGGAATCGCCGATGGCTTGCGGAGAATAGGCTGATGGCTATCCCGTACTTTTACAGCTTCCGCAACCTCTGGACCCGCCGGCTCACCACCGTTCTTAC
This region of Geotalea daltonii FRC-32 genomic DNA includes:
- a CDS encoding ABC transporter ATP-binding protein, whose translation is MVAIDGLSKSYRRGSQIIPVLQDVSFTIAEGEFLALMGPSGSGKSTLLNLIAGIDKADTGTILVGGTDITSLSEGELASWRAAHVGFIFQFYNLMPVLTALENVELPLLLTHLTKKERREHVEMVLSVVGLADRMDHYPSQLSGGQQQRVAIARAIVTDPEILVADEPTGDLDRVSAEDILNLMDNLVRKFGKTIIMVTHDPRAAEKAHLIKHLEKGFLSGEE
- a CDS encoding ABC transporter permease, which encodes MLIKLIIRNAFRHKLRSLLTVLGVAIAILAFGLLRTLVGLWYLGVEQSSATRLVTRNAISLVFSLPISYKDRIRQIDGVKQVSYGNWFGGVYINEKNFFPNFAVEPQSYLELYPEFVLSPEQKNAFLHDQRSAVVGRKLAAKYGWKVGDLITLKGTIFPGQWTFVLRGIYRGAQKNTDETQFFFHWKYLNETLKRTVSRRADQAGFYMIGVEKPELAAEVAQAVDATFRNSLAETLTETERAFQLSFVSMTEAIMIAIKIVSYVVIVIIMVVAANTMAMTARERIAEYATMKTLGFGGRHIAAIIFGESIVIAMIGGVIGILLTYPAAHGIQEKLSQFFPVFNVSPMTVYLDLLAALTVGVVASIFPTWRGATIGIADGLRRIG
- a CDS encoding efflux RND transporter periplasmic adaptor subunit gives rise to the protein MADNDLNRLKIDKTVVAAGRPRHKRPLVWIIGVVAVILAILAAKGVLAPRVEVEVATVSQIYPSQAFTLLNASGYVVAQRKAAVASKTTAQLEWLGVEEGSRVQQGQIIARLENKDATAVRGQAAANLNNARAVLEQAKAELHDASLSFNRQKELVTHGVVARADFDAAEARFKRAKAGVAAAEANIAALSSALRGAEAQLDYTLIRAPFNAVVLTKDADVGDIVTPLGAAANAKAAVVTIADMDSLQVEADVSESNLGKIKVGQPCEITLDALPDVRFRGITHTIVPTADRSKATVMVKVKFVDQDRRILPEMSAKVAFLERPVKAEEQRPVTAVNPQAVLDREGAKSVFLVKDDKAIKTAVTTGPRVGDMLQVTSGVKAGDKIVLRPLDKLRDGSGIKTAEKQ